In Daphnia magna isolate NIES linkage group LG6, ASM2063170v1.1, whole genome shotgun sequence, the following are encoded in one genomic region:
- the LOC116935548 gene encoding uncharacterized protein LOC116935548, whose product MPFKCAIPTCSSSKDPMLLAEWESNLHLLDGQHLSSKSKICQLHFSESDIIKGKTVKENGKDCFISHRNWILKPNALPSSVQPLPLALDLPAFIEEEADMQHSLAVQSLPSSLNGMNNTNCEAEIPLSVVEELGTDRSTSKGCEQHGEKRSLVIDNLSSETNNAGKRICLDDATVFTAIEQQTQLQVMATAEQILSTIVPSSYFRANEAVLKIPPPPAWVWVKAAIAKGWTCNEFVSDDIFTATFCLGLKMDNLDISSLAEIKGRILKHGTWRATSCQLLLANGRRNTCTSCLSLLNGTRKRLKRLAFRNRQLQNTHYRFQTKQHLIQRLRLESLKLDVARRKVKRAKLSNKSLKKKIKQLEEKFDALDHSKVEMLIKDDVQLTDSKAKCLNKKSMRYDADWLLDCLILHLKSKAAPYMASWIQPFAVFASKNSTSGEDLYRLVLKALVLLEEHGAIVKSIVCDGAATNKKMWSLAGVYGHTDDHKAILNNVMLHRTNQEKIYVMGDAPHLIKCIRNHILNTTNVQMSGKLVSWTHVEELFATDSSTVGGLQACSRLTPVHIHPTNMQKMNVSLAAQVLSKSVADLFRYYRTQTEDPELALRFKDTEGTEELFRLINDVFDIMNGRCRKNAISRDDWERKKDRLRELLTHIDESECYGWDFEDGFDCPPLYPAFASTLTLSTLRVTILSTIDLVDELLDLGFTYVLTGKFNQDCIERFFGIIRSCGGSCNKPAVSSFLQLFRMLTLYYPTKTIIGSNVDGVERMVLLSSYKDWLKNSNIPAFTNLFDSVPTTTSSSTASHDSILTAPQSASSSHNLVSETVSRTPTNIQNTTENIFTETVQ is encoded by the exons ATGCCCTTTAAGTGTGCCATTCCAACATGCTCGTCTTCTAAAG ATCCAATGCTGCTTGCTGAATGGGAAAGCAACCTTCACCTGTTGGATGGTCAACATCTTTCATCAAAGTCGAAAATTTGCCAATTACATTTCTCAGAAAGTGATATTATTAAAGGGAAAACAGTGAAGGAAAATGGCAAAGATTGCTTTATTTCCCACAGAAATTGGATACTTAAGCCAAATGCTCTACCCTCAAGTG TTCAGCCATTGCCACTTGCACTGGATTTACCAGCATTTATCGAGGAGGAAGCTGATATGCAGCACTCATTAGCAGTGCAGTCCCTTCCATCGTCTTTAAATG GAATGAATAACACCAATTGTGAAGCTGAGATCCCTTTAAGTGTAGTTGAAGAACTAGGCACTGACAGATCTACCTCAAAAGGATGT GAACAACATGGAGAGAAACGATCATTGGTTATTGATAATTTATCATCTGAGACTAACAATGCGGGGAAGCGCATCTGTTTAGACGATGCCACg GTTTTTACGGCAATTGAACAACAAACCCAACTGCAAGTGATGGCTACTGCTGAACAGATATTGAGCACAATAGTGCCATCTTCTTATTTTAGAGCAAATGAAGCAGTTTTAAAAATACCGCCACCCCCTGCTTGGGTTTGGGTCAAAGCTGCTATTGCCAAAGGATGGACGTGTAATGAATTCGTTAGTGATGACATTTTTACAGCTACGT TTTGCTTGGGTTTAAAAATGGACAACCTTGACATCTCCAGTTTGGCGGAAATAAAAGGCAGAATTCTGAAACACGGAACTTGGAGAGCAACCAG ttGCCAATTGCTGTTGGCCAATGGGCGGCGAAACACATGCACATCATGTTTGTCTTTACTCAACGGTACCCGCAAAAGATTAAAACGCTTGGCGTTCAGGAATCGCCAACTGCAGAACACACATTACCGTTTTCAAACGAAACAACACTTGATTCAACGGCTGCGTTTGGAATCGTTGAAATTGGATGTAGCCAGGCGAAAAGTGAAAAGGGCAAAACTAAGTAACAAG TccttgaaaaagaagataaaGCAGCTTGAGGAGAAGTTTGATGCACTGGATCACTCGAAGGTTGAGATGTTAATAAAAGATGATGTTCAGCTAACTGATTCG AAGGCTAAATGCCTGAATAAGAAAAGTATGAGATACGATGCCGATTGGCTCTTAGATTGCCTTATCCTTCACTTGAAGAGCAAGGCAGC GCCCTACATGGCTTCCTGGATACAGCCTTTTGCCGTATTTGCCTCCAAAAACTCAACTTCCGGTGAAGACCTTTACCGCTTGGTTCTGAAGGCTCTTGTATTGTTGGAAGAACACGGTGCCATCGTTAAATCAATTGTGTGCGACGGAGCGGCAACGAACAAAAAGATGTGGAGCTTGGCTGGCGTTTACGGTCACACGGACGACCATAAAGCCATTCTGAACAACGTAATGTTGCATCGAACAAATCAAGAAAAGATATATGTTATGGGCGACGCCCCACATCTGATCAAATGCATCCGCAACCATATATTGAACACGACTAACGTTCAA atgtCTGGGAAACTTGTTAGCTGGACCCATGTCGAAGAGCTTTTCGCGACTGATAGCTCAACTGTTGGGGGTTTGCAGGCTTGTTCTCGCCTAACCCCAGTCCATATTCATCCAACAAACATGCAAAAAATGAATGTTTCTCTGGCAGCACAA GTATTATCAAAATCTGTCGCGGATTTGTTCCGGTATTACAGAACGCAAACAGAAGACCCTGAGCTTGCGCTACGTTTCAAAGACACTGAAGGAACTGAAGAGCTGTTTCGTTTAATTAACGATGTATTCGACATCATGAACGGACGATGTAGAAAGAATGCTATCTCAAGAGACGACTGGGAACGAAAAAAAGAC CGACTCAGAGAGCTGCTTACGCACATAGACGAATCTGAGTGCTACGGATGGGATTTTGAGGATGGATTTGACTGCCCACCTTTATATCCCGCGTTTGCCTCGACGTTGACTCTCTCAACATTGAGAGTCACCATACTCAGCACTATAGATTTGGTGGACGAGCTGTTGGACTTGGGTTTTACCTACGTTCTGACGGGGAAATTTAATCAAGATTGCATAGAA AGATTTTTCGGGATTATTCGCTCTTGCGGAGGCTCATGCAATAAACCAGCTGTTTCATCATTTCTTCAGCTCTTTCGCATGCTGACACTGTACTACCCCACCAAAACTATTATTGGATCAAATGTGGATGGAGTGGAGCGCATGGTTCTGCTTTCATCTTACAAGGACTGGCTCAAAA ATAGTAACATTCCAGCATTCACCAACCTGTTCGACAGTGTTCCAACTACAACTTCTTCTTCGACAGCCAGCCACG ACTCTATACTCACTGCACCACAGTCAGCTAGTAGCAGTCATAACCTGGTGTCTGAGACGGTTAGTAGAACACCGACCAACATCCAAAATACAACGGAAAACATCTTTACTGAGACTGTCCAGTAG